The DNA segment ATGAAGCCCGAGCACTTCCACCTGGTGCGCCGCCGCTGGGTGCGGATCGCCTCGGTGCCGGTGTTCGCCGCCGCGCTGGTGGTGGGCTGGTGGGCCATACCGCGCATGCACACGGGCTGGTTCTACCACCGTGCCTCGGCACAGGAGCTGGGCGCCCCGTGGTGGTGCGGCCCGGTGATGACGCTCGCGATGATGGGCTGCTCGCTGCTGCTGACGGCCTGCTTCTTCGCCTGGGTGCCGCGCCGCAAGATGTGGTTCACGGTCCTCGGCGCGGGCACCCTGTACGGCTACCTGCTGCACGGGTTCCTGGTGAAGTTCAGCGAGTACCGCGGCTGGTTCGACCACCCGTCGCTGCACCATCCGCTCGGCGAGATCCTGGTGTCGGTGCTGTTCGGCATCGCCGTGACCCTGCTCTGCACCCCGCCGGTCCAGCGGATCTTCCGCTTCGCGATGGAGCCGAAGATGGAGTGGGCGTTCAAGCGGGACGCGGCCGAACTGGCGCGGGAGCGCCAGCGGAAGGAAAACGAACGCGAGAAGGTCAGCGCTTAGCGCGGACCGGCGCCGGACGTACCGGCCGGCGCCTCACCCCTCCCCCTGACCGAGAAGTACGCGCATCCGGGCGTACTTCTCGGTCAGTCGTTTCCGGGTCGCCTCATCCAGGACCGCGAGCCGCGCGGGGTCGGCGTTGTGCGCCAGGTCCGCCCGCTTCACCAGCAGTGCGCCCGGGGTGTCGAGGATGCGGCGCGCGTACGCCTCCGGTGCCTCGCCGGCCCGCTTGGTGACGGCGCGCACGATGGCCTTGGTGCGCGGCGTCAGGGCGGCCTCCGCCAGCCACCGCTCGCTCAGCGCGTCGTCCTCGACGGCGTCGTGCAGCCAGGCCGCAGCGATCTGCCCGGTGTCCCCGCCGCGGGCACGGACGCCCTCCGCGACGGCGGCGAGGTGCTCGGCGTAGGGCCGTCCCGCCTTGTCGGTCTGCCCCGCGTGGGCGGCCCGGGCGAGGCTCTCGACCTCGGCGAGGGTGAGGAGGGTTCGGGTCACCGGATCAGTGTCTCCTCTCCGGGCCCGGGTGCGCCGCGCACATCGGACCCGCCGCCCGCACCGGACCAGCCGGACCCACCGCACACACCGGATCGCCGGACCCGCCGCGCACACCGGACCGCCGGACCCGCCCCGCGGCCGGCGCCGGTCCGATCAGCGGGCCGCCGCCGAGGCCTCGCGGCAGATCAGCAGCAGGGCACGGTCGTCGTTGACGTCCTTCGCGACCGCCTCGATGAGGTGCCAGGCGGCGCCGTGGAAGCCGCCGGCGACATAGCGGTCGGCCTCGCCGGTGAGCCGGTCGATGCCCTCGACGATGTCGCGGTCGGAGGTCTCCACCAGGCCGTCGGTGAACAGCATCAGCACGTCCCCGGGGCGCAGCGAGCCCTTCACCGGGTCGAACTGGGCGCCGTCGTACACCCCGAGCAGCGGGCCCTCGGCGGCCTTCTCCTTCCAGCGGCCGCTGCCCGCGCTCAGCTGGAGACCCGGCGGGTGGCCCGCGGTGTACAGCTCGTAGTCCCCGGAGTCGAGGTCCAGCACCAGGTGGATGGAGGTGGCGAAGCCCTCGTCCCAGTCCTGGCGCAGGAGGTAGCCGTTGGCGGCCGTGAGGAAGGCGTGCGGCGGGAGGGAGCCCAGCAGGCCCCCGAACGCGCCGGACAGCAGCAGCGCGCGCGATCCTGCGTCCATGCCCTTGCCGGACACGTCCGTGAGGACGACTTCCAGGGTGCGGCCGTTGTTGGTGCGGGCCGCGACGACGAAGTCGCCGGAGAAGGACTGGCCACCCGCCGGGCGCAGCGCCATCTCGTGGTGCCAGCCCTGGGGAAGCTTGGGCAGCGTGCTCTGCACCCGGATGCGCTCGCGCAGGTCGAAGAGCATGGTGCCGCCGCGCCGCCAGGGCACTCCGACCCGGCTGCGGAACTGCGCGGTCAGCAGCCCGAAGAGACCGCACGCGGCGACGACGAGGACCACGCCGGGGGTGACCCGGGAGGGGCCCTCGGTGTACGGGCCGAGCCGTACCGACTCCACGATCAGCGCGGTGGCCGCGGTCGCGTACAGGCCCAGCAGGCTCGCCGGGCGCAGCAGCAGGCCGCCCGCGACGATCGGCAGCACGAGGGTGGCCGGGGAGCACCACACCGAGTTGCCGAGGGTCATGGCGGCGAGGACGGGGACGGTCAGCAGCAGGCCGACCAGCGCGATCCAGTCCGAGCCGTTGCCGCGGAAGTAGTCCACGGCGCTTCTGCGCAGGCCGACGCGGGCCCGGTGCCACTGCATACGCCACCGTGCCGTGAACGTATCGGCCTTCGCGCGCCGCTCTCGTCCTGCCGTCATCAGTTCGGGACCCTATCCATCGGACCGGCCGCTTGGCACGGGAGGTCCCACTTGTCCCCCGTGCGAGGCTCGTTTTCATGTTTCAACCACCCAGTGAACGGCACCGAGGGCCCTCTCGTCGCCGCCAGGGAGAAATTCGCTCGCTCGTCCCGTACGGCACTGGTAGGCATGGCTCATGGGGACTGACCGTGCGACGGAGTTGAAGGTGCTGCGGCCCGAGGAGTGGGACGGCTGGTGGGACGGCCTGATCCGGGCCTTCGGCGACGGCCCCGTCACGGCCGAGGAGCGCGAACTGGACAGGTCCGTCACCGAGTTCGACCGTTCACTGGCCGCCTGGGACGGTGACACGGTGGTCGGTACGGCGGGAGCGTTCAGCTTCCGGATGACCGTGCCGGGCGGCACGCAGGTGCCGACCGCGGGCGTGACCATGGTGAGCGTCGCCGCCACGCACCGCCGGCGCGGGGTGCTGACGTCGATGATGCGGCGCCAACTGGACGACGTACGCGCCCTGGGTGAGCCGCTGGCCGTGCTGACCGCCTCCGAGCCGGCGATCTACGGCCGCTTCGGGTACAACTCCGCGGCCTTCCAGGTCCATGCCGAGATCGACACGAGCCGGGTGACACTGGCGGTGCCCGCCGGCACCGAGGACGTACGTCTGCGGTACGCGAAGCCGGCCGATGTCCTCGACGCGTGCGAGGCGGTGTACGCCGCCCTTGTACCGCGCCGGCCGGGAATGCTGGACCGCCTGCCCGGCTGGGAGCAGGTCGCTCTGGTCGACCCGGAGAGCGGGCGGGACGGGGCGTCGGCGTTGCAGTGCGTGCTCGCCGAACGGGACGGCCGAGTGACCGGGTACGCGCGCTTTCGGACCAAGCTGGGCTGGGGGCCGAGCGGGCATGACGGCACGGTGAAGCTGGAGGCGCTGGAGGCGCTCGACCCGGCGACCGACGCCGCGCTGTGGCGGTTCCTGTGCGACATCGACCTGATGTCGACGCTCTCGGTGCGCGGGCGTCCGGTGGACGACACCTGGCAGTACCTGGTCTCCGACATCCGGCGGTGCGTGCCGCGGCTGCGGGACTCCGCCTACGTCCGCCTGGTCGACGTCGGCAAGGCACTGGCGGCACGCAGCTACCAGGTGCCGGTGGACGTCGTGTTCGAAGTGGAGGACACCTTCTGCCCGTGGAACGCTGGGCGTTGGCGGCTCACCGGGGACGCCAAGGGGGCGGCCTGCGAGCGCACCTCCGACGCGGCCGAACTCTCCCTGTCCGTGAGGGAACTGGCCGCGTGCTATCTCGGCGGGGTGAGTCTTCTGTCGCTGGCGGCGGCCGGGCGGGTGCGCGAACTGCGGCCGGGGGCGCTGACGGAGGCGTCGGTGGCGTTCGGCTCACCGGTGGTGCCGTGGCTGCCGCACGGTTTCTGAGGGCGCCGGCCGCTCACGGCCGCTGGCAGGTGGGGCACCAGAAGAGGTTGCGGGCGGCGAGGCCGGCGGTGCGGATCTCGTCGCCGCAGATGTGGCAGGGCCGGTCGGCCCGGCGGTAGACGTACACCTCGCCGCCGTGGTCGTCCACGCGGGGCGGGCGGCCCATGGCCTCGGGGGTGTGCGCGGGGCGGACGGTGTCGATACGGCCCAGGCGGACGCCTTCGCGCATCAGATCCGCCAGGTCGGTCCAGATCAGGTCCCACTCGGCGGGGGTGATGTCCCTGCCGGGGCGGTACGGGTCGATGCCGTGCCGGAAGAGGACTTCGGCGCGGTAGACGTTGCCGACGCCGGCGATGACCTTCTGGTCCATCAGCAGTGCGGCGATCGTCGTACGGCTGCGGCGGACGCGGGCATAGGCGGCGCCGGGGTCGGCGTCCTGGCGCAGCGGGTCGGGGCCGAGGCGCTCGTGCACGGCCCGCTTCTCGCCGTCCGTGATCAGGGCGCAGGTGGTGGGGCCGCGCAGGTCGACGTACGACGTCGCGTTCGCGAGGCGGAGCCGGACGGTGTCGGCCGGCGGGGGTGCGGGGGCCGGACCGAAGTCGACCTTGCCGAACAGGCCGAGGTGGATGTGGACCCAGTCGGCGTCCCGGAACCCCAGGAAGAGGTGTTTGCCGTGGGCCTCGGTGCGGGTGAGTTCCGCGCCGTTCAGGAGCCCGGCGGCATCCGAGAACTTGCCCTGGGGACTGGTGACGAGCGTGGGCGTGCCGGTGAAGCGGTCGGCGTAGTCCGACGCCAGCCTGTGGATCGTGTGCCCCTCCGGCACGGTGCCCTTTCCTCCAGTCCCCGAGGATGTCAGCCCTGCTGCGGGTGGTGCGCCGGGATGGGGGGCAGCTCGCCCGTCTTCTCGTAGTCCGCCAGCATGTCGATGCGGCGGATGTGGCGCTCGTCACCGGAGAACGGGGTGTTGAGGAAGATCTCGACGAACTTCGTCGCCTCCTCCTGGGTGTGCATCCGGGCGCCCACGGCGACGACGTTGGCGTCGTTGTGCTGGCGGCCGAGTGCGGCGGTCTCCTCGCTCCAGGCCAGGGCCGCCCGAGCGCCCTTCACCTTGTTCGCGGCGATCTGCTCCCCGTTGCCGGAGCCGCCGATCACGATGGCGAGGGAGCCGGGGTCCGCCACCGTGCCCTCGGCGGCGCGCAGGCAGAACGGCGGGTAGTCGTCCTGGGCGTCGTAGATGTGGGGCCCGCAGTCGACGGGCTCGTGCCCCGCCGCCTTGAGCCATTCGACGAGGTGGTTCTTGAGTTCGTAGCCCGCATGGTCGGAGCCGAGATACACGCGCATGGGACGAGTGTGACACGCCCGCACAGGGCGGGCAGCTTCGGGTATCGACCCTGACAAATGTGACGTACACCATAGAACCTGAGGGAAACCTCAAGTAACAATCCGGAATCAGAGGTTCCCGAATTCGATCCCCTCGGATTCACTGGACCGCCTCGCACACCGCTGTGCGAGGTCTCGTACTTAGCGTCCCCCTCCGCACCAGGACGGGCCCGCTCGTACGAGGTACGCACCACCGGCGCAAAGGAAATCCGTCCCCATGACCCCTGGTTCCGGACTTCAAGCAGGCCTCAAAAATCGTCACCTGTCGATGATCGCCATCGGTGGTGTGATCGGTGCCGGACTCTTCGTCGGCTCCAGCTCGGGCATCGCCACGGCGGGCCCCGGCATCCTGCTGTCGTACGCCCTCGTCGGCACCCTCGTCGTCCTCGTCATGCGCATGCTCGGCGAGATGTCCGCCGCCAACCCGACCTCCGGGTCCTTCTCCGCGCACGCCGACCGTGCCCTCGGCCGCTGGGCCGGGTTCTCCATCGGCTGGCTGTACTGGTTCTTCTGGGTCGTCGTGCTCGCCGTGGAGGCGACCGCCGGCGCCAAGATCCTCGAGGGCTGGATACCGGCCGTCCCGCAGTGGGGCTGGGCCCTGATCGTGATGGCCGTCCTGACGGCCACGAACCTGGTCTCCGTCGGCTCCTACGGCGAGTTCGAGTTCTGGTTCGCGGGCATCAAGGTCGTGGCGATCGGCGCGTTCATCGTCGTCGGTGCGCTGGCCGTCTTCGGCGTCCTGCCGGGCGCGCACAGCGACAAGGCGGGCGTCAGCAACCTGACCGCCCACGGCGGCTTCCTGCCGCACGGTCCCGGCGCGATCCTGACCGGTGTGCTGCTGGTCGTCTTCTCCTTCATGGGCAGCGAGATCGCCACCCTGGCGGCCGGCGAGTCGGAGAACCCGCAGCGCGCGGTCACCAAGTCGACCAACAGCATCATCTGGCGTATCGGCGTCTTCTACCTGGGCTCGATCCTCGTCGTGGTCTGCCTGCTGCCGTGGAACGACCCGTCCATCGCCACGCAGGGCTCGTACGTCGCCGCGCTGAACTCGCTGAACATCCCGCACGCCGGCGAGATCATGAACTTCATCGTGCTGACCTCGGTGCTGTCCTGCCTCAACTCCGGCCTGTACACGGCCTCCCGGATGGCGTTCTCGCTCGGCCAGCGCGGTGACGCGCCGAAGGCCTTCGCGCGGACCAACGCCCGCGGTGTGCCGATGGCGGCGATCCTCGCCTCCGTCCTCTTCGGCTTCCTCGCCGTCTTCTTCAACTACGAGTTCCCGGACACCGTCTTCCTCTTCCTGGTCAACTCCAGCGGCGCGGTGGCCCTGTTCGTGTGGCTGGTGATCTGCTTCTCGCAGCTGCGCATGCGGCGGATCATCCAGAAGGAGGCCCCGGAGAAGCTCGTCGTGAAGATGTGGCTGTACCCGTACCTGACCTGGGCCACGGCCGCGCTGATCGTCTTCGTCCTCGGCTACATGCTGACCGACACGAAGGGCGAGAGCAGTGGTCGTACGACCGTGCTGCTGTCGCTCGGCGTGGCCGCCGCGGTGATCATCACCTCCCTGATCAAGGAGAAGGTCGCCGCGAAGAAGCGCCCGGCTGCCGCCGTGGAGGACCAGGCCGACAAGGTCTCCGTCGGCTGAGCCGTCGCCCGGCCACGTGAGACACGTGAGCCACATGAGAGGGGAGGGAGCCCGGAAACGGGCTCCCTCCCCTCTCGCACGTCCCGGGCGCCGCGACCCTGGCCCCCGTCGGCCGGCGCCGGAATCCGGGCATGGGGCACGGCAAGGGGCACCGCATGGGGCACGGCAAGGGGCACGTTCACGTGGACGCCAGGCACCCGGCATCCTGCATCCGGCCCC comes from the Streptomyces sp. NBC_00820 genome and includes:
- a CDS encoding HD domain-containing protein, which translates into the protein MTRTLLTLAEVESLARAAHAGQTDKAGRPYAEHLAAVAEGVRARGGDTGQIAAAWLHDAVEDDALSERWLAEAALTPRTKAIVRAVTKRAGEAPEAYARRILDTPGALLVKRADLAHNADPARLAVLDEATRKRLTEKYARMRVLLGQGEG
- a CDS encoding GNAT family N-acetyltransferase; translated protein: MGTDRATELKVLRPEEWDGWWDGLIRAFGDGPVTAEERELDRSVTEFDRSLAAWDGDTVVGTAGAFSFRMTVPGGTQVPTAGVTMVSVAATHRRRGVLTSMMRRQLDDVRALGEPLAVLTASEPAIYGRFGYNSAAFQVHAEIDTSRVTLAVPAGTEDVRLRYAKPADVLDACEAVYAALVPRRPGMLDRLPGWEQVALVDPESGRDGASALQCVLAERDGRVTGYARFRTKLGWGPSGHDGTVKLEALEALDPATDAALWRFLCDIDLMSTLSVRGRPVDDTWQYLVSDIRRCVPRLRDSAYVRLVDVGKALAARSYQVPVDVVFEVEDTFCPWNAGRWRLTGDAKGAACERTSDAAELSLSVRELAACYLGGVSLLSLAAAGRVRELRPGALTEASVAFGSPVVPWLPHGF
- a CDS encoding PP2C family protein-serine/threonine phosphatase; translation: MTAGRERRAKADTFTARWRMQWHRARVGLRRSAVDYFRGNGSDWIALVGLLLTVPVLAAMTLGNSVWCSPATLVLPIVAGGLLLRPASLLGLYATAATALIVESVRLGPYTEGPSRVTPGVVLVVAACGLFGLLTAQFRSRVGVPWRRGGTMLFDLRERIRVQSTLPKLPQGWHHEMALRPAGGQSFSGDFVVAARTNNGRTLEVVLTDVSGKGMDAGSRALLLSGAFGGLLGSLPPHAFLTAANGYLLRQDWDEGFATSIHLVLDLDSGDYELYTAGHPPGLQLSAGSGRWKEKAAEGPLLGVYDGAQFDPVKGSLRPGDVLMLFTDGLVETSDRDIVEGIDRLTGEADRYVAGGFHGAAWHLIEAVAKDVNDDRALLLICREASAAAR
- a CDS encoding amino acid permease, whose protein sequence is MTPGSGLQAGLKNRHLSMIAIGGVIGAGLFVGSSSGIATAGPGILLSYALVGTLVVLVMRMLGEMSAANPTSGSFSAHADRALGRWAGFSIGWLYWFFWVVVLAVEATAGAKILEGWIPAVPQWGWALIVMAVLTATNLVSVGSYGEFEFWFAGIKVVAIGAFIVVGALAVFGVLPGAHSDKAGVSNLTAHGGFLPHGPGAILTGVLLVVFSFMGSEIATLAAGESENPQRAVTKSTNSIIWRIGVFYLGSILVVVCLLPWNDPSIATQGSYVAALNSLNIPHAGEIMNFIVLTSVLSCLNSGLYTASRMAFSLGQRGDAPKAFARTNARGVPMAAILASVLFGFLAVFFNYEFPDTVFLFLVNSSGAVALFVWLVICFSQLRMRRIIQKEAPEKLVVKMWLYPYLTWATAALIVFVLGYMLTDTKGESSGRTTVLLSLGVAAAVIITSLIKEKVAAKKRPAAAVEDQADKVSVG
- a CDS encoding ribose-5-phosphate isomerase, whose translation is MRVYLGSDHAGYELKNHLVEWLKAAGHEPVDCGPHIYDAQDDYPPFCLRAAEGTVADPGSLAIVIGGSGNGEQIAANKVKGARAALAWSEETAALGRQHNDANVVAVGARMHTQEEATKFVEIFLNTPFSGDERHIRRIDMLADYEKTGELPPIPAHHPQQG
- a CDS encoding Fpg/Nei family DNA glycosylase yields the protein MPEGHTIHRLASDYADRFTGTPTLVTSPQGKFSDAAGLLNGAELTRTEAHGKHLFLGFRDADWVHIHLGLFGKVDFGPAPAPPPADTVRLRLANATSYVDLRGPTTCALITDGEKRAVHERLGPDPLRQDADPGAAYARVRRSRTTIAALLMDQKVIAGVGNVYRAEVLFRHGIDPYRPGRDITPAEWDLIWTDLADLMREGVRLGRIDTVRPAHTPEAMGRPPRVDDHGGEVYVYRRADRPCHICGDEIRTAGLAARNLFWCPTCQRP